Below is a window of Tolypothrix bouteillei VB521301 DNA.
AGAACTGCGTCTGATAGAACGGAACTTGACAGAAACAGGTTTAAGTTGTAAAGAATTAGAAAATTTGATCTGTCAGGTAGAAATTTTCGGTTTTAACCTAACACATCTCGATATTCGCCAAGAATCCACCCGTCACTCAGACACTTTAAACGAAATTTTGGAATACCTCGGAGTTCTGAAAGTTCCTTACAATGAGTTATCTGAAGAAGAAAGAGTGGCTTGGCTGACAGCAGAACTTCAAACCCGCCGTCCGTTAATTCCAGCAGAACTGCCATTTTCGGAAAAAACGAACGATGTCATTCAAACTTTACGGGTAGTGCGATCGCTACAGCAAGAATTCGGTCAAAATATCTGTCAAACATACATCATCAGTATGTGTCGTGAAGTGAGCGACGTACTGGAAGTGTTGTTACTTGCTAAAGAAGCGGGATTGTTCGATCCCGGTACTGCCATTGGCACGATCCAAGTCGTTCCCCTGTTTGAAACAGTGGAAGATTTGCGTCGTTCAACCAGCGTTATGAGGCAACTGTTTGCCCTACCACTGTACCGTGCTTTGTTAGCAGGAGGCTTTGCAGCAGCCAAGACAGAAGGAGATGGAGAAGCAACAGATCCCTCTTCCCCCCCTCTCCCCGTCTCCGCCTCTCCCACTCCCCCTCACTCTCCTTCCCCACTCACGCCTAACTTACAGGAGGTGATGCTGGGTTACTCCGATAGCAACAAAGACTCTGGTTTCTTAAGCAGTAACTGGGAAATTCATAAAGCTCAAAAATCTCTACAAACAGTAGCAGAAGCATATGGTATAGCTTTAAGGATTTTCCACGGGCGAGGTGGTTCTGTAGGACGTGGTGGCGGTCCTGCATATGAGGCTATATTGGCGCAACCCGGACACAGTATCAACGGGCGGATCAAAATTACAGAACAGGGAGAAGTTTTAGCTTCTAAATACTCTTTGAGAGATTTAGCGCTGTATAACTTAGAAACAATTACCACTGCTGTCATTCAAGCAAGTTTGTTGCGAACTGGGTTTGATGATATTCAGCCCTGGAATGAGATTATGGAAGAACTCGCAGCGCGATCGCGCAAACACTACCGCGCTTTAATTTACGAGCAGCCTGATTTTATTGACTTCTTCCACCAAGTTACCCCCATCGAAGAGATCAGCCAATTGCAAATCAGTTCGCGTCCAGCACGCCGTCCTTCTGGGAAAAAAGACTTAAGTAGTCTGCGAGCAATTCCTTGGGTATTTAGCTGGACGCAAACCCGATTTTTGCTACCTTCCTGGTACGGTATGGGTACAGCCCTGCAAGAATTTTTAAACGAGGAACCGGAAGAACATCTGAAATTACTGCGATATTTTTACATCAAATGGCCCTTCTTTAAGATGGTCATTTCTAAAGCAGAAATGACTTTAGCAAAAGTAGACTTGCAGATGGCGCGACACTATGTAGACGAATTATCAGAACCAGAAGACAAAGCCCGTTTGGAAAAGGTTTTCGATCAAATTGCTAGCGAGTACTACCTGACACGCGATTTTGTTTTGCAAATTACAGGGCATCAACGACTTCTAGACGGAGACCCCACACTACAGCGTTCCGTACAACTTCGGAATGGCACAATCGTACCATTAGGATTTATACAAGTATCTCTCCTGAAACGCCTGCGTCAAGCCCGAACCAACGTGACTTCCGGAGTTATTCACTCTCGTTATAGCAAAGGTGAGTTACTGCGGGGAGCGTTGTTAACAATCAACGGTATCGCCGCCGGAATGAGAAATACGGGTTGAGGCTGATGGCTAATGGCTAATGGCTAATGGCTAATGGCTAATGGTGAGTCCAGCACTGCAGGCGGTGAGACCAGTGCTATAGGCGGGTTTCCCGCGCCCTGGCAACTGGCGTACAGCCCTTCGGGCATAGCTTCGCAACGCGAAGCGTCTCCGTAAGGAGATACCCGAAGGGGTTTCCCACGCCCTGGCGACTGGCAACTGGCGAACCCGTGTAGTCTGGCGAGCATAGCCTGCGGCATCGCAGAGCGCGTGCCTTGCACGTAGCGTCTCCGTAAGGACATAGGTCTGATGGCTGATGGAAAATTAACTATTAGCTAATAGCTATTAGCCATTAGCCATTAGCTATTAGCCATTCACAATTAATAATGAAAAACCGAATCTTAATTTGTACGTTTTTAGCGCTACTCTCAGGGTTTTTTGGTGGTTATGTA
It encodes the following:
- a CDS encoding phosphoenolpyruvate carboxylase: MSFLLYSYSSQDVNIYPASEMFLRHRLQIVEELWESVLRQECGQKMVDLLRQLRDLCSPEGQAIDNQASSVSKLIEQLNINEAIRAARAFALYFQLINIIEQDYEQRQQLSRYEVATETKTQETLPNFIYSSNQEEAEAPLNSGLGADLLTKSWQATSQGKQKGTFTTLFPQLFQLNVPPQQIQRLIAQLDVQLVFTAHPTEIVRHTIRDKQRRVVQLLQQLDTVEKRSFNEQHIAGNPPGTSFGQDAPKLCLKAGGYPWEVEELQAQLLEEIRLWWRTDELHQFKPSVLDEVDYALHYFQEVIFDAIPHLYKRFKYALANTFPWLEPPNRNFCRFGSWVGGDRDGNPSVTPEITWQTACYQRNIVLERYIKSIKQLINLLSLSLHWSDVLPDLLESLEQEQSQLSEVYDKLALRYRQEPYRLKLSYVQKRLENTRDRNLALYKGEKLTNENTFVYRSGEEFLAELRLIERNLTETGLSCKELENLICQVEIFGFNLTHLDIRQESTRHSDTLNEILEYLGVLKVPYNELSEEERVAWLTAELQTRRPLIPAELPFSEKTNDVIQTLRVVRSLQQEFGQNICQTYIISMCREVSDVLEVLLLAKEAGLFDPGTAIGTIQVVPLFETVEDLRRSTSVMRQLFALPLYRALLAGGFAAAKTEGDGEATDPSSPPLPVSASPTPPHSPSPLTPNLQEVMLGYSDSNKDSGFLSSNWEIHKAQKSLQTVAEAYGIALRIFHGRGGSVGRGGGPAYEAILAQPGHSINGRIKITEQGEVLASKYSLRDLALYNLETITTAVIQASLLRTGFDDIQPWNEIMEELAARSRKHYRALIYEQPDFIDFFHQVTPIEEISQLQISSRPARRPSGKKDLSSLRAIPWVFSWTQTRFLLPSWYGMGTALQEFLNEEPEEHLKLLRYFYIKWPFFKMVISKAEMTLAKVDLQMARHYVDELSEPEDKARLEKVFDQIASEYYLTRDFVLQITGHQRLLDGDPTLQRSVQLRNGTIVPLGFIQVSLLKRLRQARTNVTSGVIHSRYSKGELLRGALLTINGIAAGMRNTG